The following are encoded together in the Osmia lignaria lignaria isolate PbOS001 chromosome 6, iyOsmLign1, whole genome shotgun sequence genome:
- the Ufd4 gene encoding ubiquitin fusion-degradation 4-like isoform X3 yields the protein MADVDPETLLEWLNMGQGDERDMQLIALEQLCMLLLMSDNVDRCFECCPPRTFLPALCRIFLDQLAPDSVLEVTARAITYYFDLSPECIRRVIAMEGAVRGICSRLSGAGLGSRTSRDLAEQCIKALELVCAREAGAVLEAGGLPCALCFIREHGALVHRDTLHSAMAVVTRLCGKVEPQDKSLPDCIEALSTLLRHEDAHVADGALRCFASLADRFSRRNTDPAPLASHGLVSELLYRLSNAAGPGTSIAATSGNPKTPPPSSTTSTIPAPEANSCASVSTIISLLSTLCRGSPSITHDLLRSELPDAIEKALKGDERCALDSMRLVDLLLVLLFEGRSALGRNTSGGPSGPLLPRFRRPESAGEKSHRQLIDCIRSKDTDALIEAIDSGGIGVNFMDDVGQTLLNWASAFGTQEMVEFLCDRGADVNKGQRSSSLHYAACFGRPAIAKVLLRHGANPDLRDEDGKTPLDKARERVDEGHREVAAILQSPGEWMLPNQEHRKPETETEFTEPKGDPEMAPVYLKRLLPVFCATFQSSMLPSVRKASLSLIRKMVHYIQSELLVETCGSDRTGSCGAMLVEVIASVLDNEELEIIAPSPPPPPLKPIIGPKLRCLSSRKSSSSLNYIVDKTEDEDGHLVVLQMIQDLMIKGKDEFLEHFARLGVFSKVAALAGPQETTPEPEAESNQSEEQRMEDAKELLIGRAYHWGDWCICRGRDCLYVWSYAAALELSNGSNGWFRFILDGKLATMYSSGSPEGGTDTSENRGEFLEKLQRARSQVKPNSVSQPVLSRPGTTRLVVGNWALSSRKESELCIHNSDGQQQATILREDLPGFIFESNRGTKHSFTAETSLGPEFVSGWAGKRGKRLRSKIEAIKQKVKVQAQDIYECYFKAAQAQPRGVVAKLGAIVNQIEKACQKQQSGNREWRNILLSALDELKALLNEEGRVSAYELHSSGLVQTLLALLAAPPGPQPPTLRATKLRMQRIAVFKNCFHSKDANKEHNSAKILVQKLVSVLESIEKLPVYLYDTPGSGYGLQILTRRLRFRLEKATGESSLIDRSGRSLKMEPLSTIQQLESHLLKMVAKQWHDHDRSTFTFVKKLKEGNRITFKYQYDFDENGLLYWIGTNAKTCSEWVNPGQYGLVVVTSSNGRNLPYGHLEDILSRDPSALNCHTNDDRRAWFSIDLGVWIIPSAYTLRHARGYGRSALRNWMFQASKDGVTWTTLYAHVDDPSLNEPGSTATWTLEPPADETQGWRHLRLQQIGKNASGQTHYLSVSGFEVYGEVTGVCEDLGRAAREAEAGVRKQRRLIKSQVLRHLVAGARVARGLDWKWRDQDGVPPGEGTVTGELHNGWIDVTWDHGGSNSYRMGAEGKFDLRLVGSGLDTDNGTKNKSGGGVLTGRKSSSTPSLPDCTDTAMRGSVASTDQAASADNLAAKQAAESIAESVLSVARAEAVVAVTGEGGANSTGELSVVLHPRPDTTVTSDLATIVESLALNTDCPANSNSNRASSSTKPFFATVRGNKPGAGLLSLEATEVLDRVREGADRLRNNTNSFLSGELLSLVPVRISVAGELEENSLRIKSVQRHHSAITDATKECSRDKEASSSTQNTAGGCPVVVTNPMSVSVPNLACSDANNTLEPTAATGLLETFAAMARRRTLGPTGGQHIASNSNTGSNSRGPNSVSSLVRLALSPNFPGGLLSTAQSYPSLTSSGQVAGSGVTTTTGPGLGQALTMSLTSTSSDSEQLWLQVSLEDFLESCGGVASSSVGGGRTTGGPTLLTELEDDEDGVLEEEEDNDENDQEEDDEENEEEGDGCDADYEEVMVSRNLLAAFMEEESSKRRAWDDEFVLKRQFSALIPAFDPRPGRTNINQTTDLEIPPPGSETQSSTRSGSLSMPRLSLTLKGPGLPGVPDVELPLTEPHASIFKTVQELMQLTELGSRQEKLRRIWEPTYTIIYKESRDEESSGRATPIVTLYSRSTTQSSSVCTVEDVLQLLRHVYVLSTTRDDGKHVDYENEESPCWVHPDDFTSKKITNKIVQQIQDPLALAAGALPNWCEELARSCPFLLPFETRRLYFSCTAFGASRSIVWLQTQRDAVLERQRTPGLSPRRDDIHEFRVGRLKHERVSVPRGEKLLDWAEQVMKVHANRKSILEVEFIGEEGTGLGPTLEFFALVAAELQRKDLGLWLCDDEEIHDTEQSHVSGEQVRPAGYYVTRPSGLFPAPLPQDSVTCDRAVRYFWFLGVFLAKVLQDNRLVDLPLSRPFLKLMCHGDITNNVNEKIGLSGITQESMSSSMSSSFISEEGETDVTYSSLEPPPWYSGLLDIEDLVFVDPVRGEFLKEIQASVAKRDRSLSDSHNTTDEETSLNITHPSGMSVPIEDLALTMTYSPSSKVFGYEHVELIEGCAETSVTVQNAKEYAEMTINYCLDRGVSRQLESFKAGFSKVFPMEKLHAFSPEEVRAMLCGEQNPQWTREDLLNYTEPKLGYTRESPGFQRFVNVLLSLTGPERKAFLQFATGCSALPPGGLCNLHPRLTVVRKVDAGSGGYPSVNTCVHYLKLPEYPTEEILKERLLAATRERGFHLN from the exons ATGGCTGATGTGGATCCTGAAACTTTATTGGAATGGCTTAATATGGGCCAAGGAGATGAAAGAGACATGCAACTAATTGCATTAGAGCAATTATGCATGTTGTTGCTTATGTCTGATAATGTTGATCGATGCTTCGAATG CTGTCCTCCACGCACATTTCTTCCTGCATTATGTAGAATCTTTTTGGATCAACTTGCACCGGATAGTGTTTTAGAAGTGACTGCTCGAGCCATTACATATTATTTCGACCTATCACCAGAATGTATACGCAGAGTAATAGCCATGGAAGGTGCTGTAAGAGGTATATGCAGTCGCTTGTCTGGAGCTGGATTAGGTTCCAGAACTAGTCGGGATTTAGCTGAACAATGTATAAAG GCATTAGAGCTTGTTTGCGCAAGGGAAGCTGGTGCTGTTCTTGAAGCAGGTGGCCTTCCATGTGCTTTATGTTTTATTCGGGAACACGGAGCTCTTGTTCATCGGGATACGCTCCATTCGGCAATGGCTGTCGTTACTCGTTTATGTGGAAAAGTAGAACCACAAGATAAATCTTTACCAGATTGTATCGAAGCGTTATCGACATTACTCAGACACGAAGATGCACACGTTGCTGATGGAGCCCTTCGTTGTTTTGCATCATTGGCTGATAGATTTTCAAGAAGAAATACAGATCCTGCTCCTTTAGCCTCCCATGGATTAGTTTCTGAGCTCTTATATAG GTTATCAAATGCAGCAGGACCTGGTACATCAATAGCAGCTACTTCTGGAAATCCCAAAACACCTCCACCATCCAGTACAACTTCAACAATACCTGCTCCAGAAGCAAACTCTTGCGCTTCTGTTTCCACTATAATTAGTCTTTTATCAACACTTTGTAGAGGATCACCTTCTATAACTCACGATCTCTTACGTTCTGAGCTACCAGATGCAATTGAGAAAGCTTTAAAGGGAGACGAACGATGTGCTCTTGATTCTATGAGATTAGTTGATTTATTGTTGGTTTTACTGTTTGAAGGGAGATCAGCGTTAGGACGTAATACGAGTGGAGGCCCATCGGGTCCTTTATTACCACGATTCAGACGGCCAGAAAGTGCCGGAGAAAAATCTCACAGGCAGCTAATTGATTGCATTCGATCGAAAGATACAGATGCATTAATAGAAGCTATAGATTCCGGAGGCATTGGAGTTAATTTTATGGACGACGTTGGACAGACATTGCTTAATTGGGCGTCTGCTTTTGGAACTCAAGAAATGGTTGAATTCTTATGTGATAGAGGGGCGGATGTTAATAAAGGTCAAAGATCGTCTAGTCTACATTATGCTGCTTGTTTTGGAAGACCAGCTATCGCTAAAGTATTACTTAGACACGGAGCAAATCCAGATTTACGAGATGAAGATGGAAAAACACCACTAGATAAAGCTAGAGAGCGTGTAGACGAAGGGCATAGAGAAGTTGCAGCTATATTACAATCTCCTGGCGAGTGGATGTTACCAAATCAAGAGCACAGAAAGCCAGAGACAGAAACCGAATTTACAGAACCAAAAGGTGATCCTGAAATGGCTCCAGTTTATTTAAAAAGGCTTTTACCGGTATTCTGCGCGACATTTCAATCATCAATGTTGCCCAGCGTTAGAAAAGCCAGTTTaagtttaattagaaaaatggtGCACTATATTCAGTCGGAATTACTTGTCGAAACATGCGGTTCCGATAGAACAGGAAGCTGTGGTGCTATGCTGGTGGAAGTAATTGCCAGTGTTTTGGATAACGAG GAGCTTGAGATAATAGCACCATCACCACCACCTCCGCCTCTCAAGCCGATAATTGGCCCAAAATTGCGTTGTCTCTCATCGCGCAAGTCTTCCAGTTCCCTGAACTACATTGTTGATAAGACG GAGGATGAAGATGGACACTTAGTGGTTTTGCAAATGATACAAGATTTGATGATAAAAGGGAAAGATGAATTTCTAGAACATTTTGCTCGTCTGGGAGTCTTTTCGAAAGTTGCTGCACTAGCCGGACCACAAGAAACTACTCCAGAGCCAGAGGCAGAATCAAATCAATCCGAAGAGCAAAGAATGGAAGACGCTAAAGAACTTTTAATTGGAAGAGCTTACCATTGGGGAGATTGGTGTATTTGCAGAGGACGCGATTGCTTATACGTATGGTCGTATGCAGCCGCTTTAGAATTATCAAATGGAAGCAATGGATGGTTTAGGTTTATACTCGATGGAAAATTAGCAACAATGTACTCAAGTGGAAGTCCAGAGGGAGGGACAGATACTTCAG AGAATCGCGGCGAATTTTTGGAGAAATTACAAAGAGCACGTAGCCAAGTGAAACCGAATTCAGTGAGTCAGCCCGTATTATCACGTCCTGGTACGACTCGGTTAGTTGTAGGAAATTGGGCGTTATCTAGTAGAAAAGAAAGCGAATTGTGTATACATAATAGCGATGGTCAGCAGCAAGCAACTATTTTAAGAGAAGATTTACCAGGATTTATTTTTGAGTCAAATCGAGGTACAAAGCATTCCTTCACAGCAGAAACAAGTTTGG GCCCAGAATTTGTATCAGGATGGGCTGGCAAAAGGGGCAAAAGATTAAGATCAAAAATTGAAGCTATTAAACAAAAAGTTAAAGTACAAGctcaagatatttatgaatgTTATTTTAAAGCTGCACAGGCACAGCCACGCGGAGTAGTCGCTAAGCTAGGGGCTATTGTTAATCAAATAGAAAAAGCTTGCCAAAAACAACAGTCAGGTAATCGCGAATGGCGCAACATATTACTAAGCGCGCTAGATGAACTTAAAGCTTTACTGAACGAAGAAGGACGAGTTTCTGCTTACGAGCTGCATTCTAGCGGTCTCGTACAAACTTTACTTGCGCTGTTAGCAGCTCCGCCGGGCCCGCAACCACCAACATTGAGAGCAACAAAACTTAGAATGCAAAGAATAGCAGTATTCAAAAATTGCTTCCATTCGAAGGATGCTAATAAAGAACATAATTCCGCTAAAATTCTAGTCCAAAAGTTAGTTTCAGTATTGGAATCTATTGAGAAATTGCCTGTTTATTTATACGACACCCCAGGCTCTGGCTATGGCTTACAAATTTTAACTAGAAGATTACGTTTCCGATTAGAAAAAGCAACTGGTGAAAGTTCTTTAATAGACAGATCTGGTCGGAGTTTAAAGATGGAACCGTTGAGCACTATACAACAATTAGAgagtcatttattaaaaatggtaGCAAAGCAATGGCACGATCACGATAGGTCAACATTTACATTTGTTAAGAAACTGAAAGAAGGCAATAGAATAACGTTTAAATACCAGTATGACTTTGATGAAAATGGTTTGTTATACTGGATTGGTACAAACGCAAAAACTTGTTCTGAATGGGTGAATCCTGGTCAATACGGTTTAGTTGTTGTTACATCAAGTAACGGAAGGAATCTACCTTACGGTCATCTTGAAGATATTCTAAGTCGTGACCCGTCAGCTTTAAATTGTCATACAAATGACGATAGGCGCGCGTGGTTTTCAATCGATTTAGGAGTCTGGATTATTCCAAGTGCTTACACACTGAGACATGCAAGAGGTTACGGTAGAAGTGCCTTGCGGAATTGGATGTTCCAGGCATCGAAGGATGGTGTAACTTGGACGACACTATATGCTCATGTAGATGATCCATCATTAAACGAGCCTGGCAGCACAGCCACTTGGACATTGGAACCGCCGGCCGATGAAACGCAAGGCTGGCGTCATTTACGATTGCAACAAATCGGAAAGAACGCTTCTGGTCAAACACATTATTTGTCTGTGTCTGGATTTGAAGTTTACGGTGAGGTTACTGGAGTCTGCGAGGATTTAGGACGCGCTGCTAGAGAAGCTGAAGCTGGAGTTCGAAAACAACGGAGATTAATTAAATCCCAAGTTCTTCGTCATTTGGTTGCTGGTGCTAGGGTAGCTAGAGGTTTAGATTGGAAATGGAGAGATCAGGATGGTGTTCCACCAG GCGAAGGTACCGTAACAGGAGAATTGCATAATGGTTGGATAGATGTAACATGGGATCATGGTGGTTCCAATTCTTATAGAATGGGTGCAGAGGGGAAATTTGATCTAAGATTGGTTGGAAGTGGTCTTGATACGGATAATGGAACCAAAAATAAAAGCGGTGGTGGAGTTTTAACTGGACGAAAATCGAGTAGCACCCCTAGTTTACCAGATTGCACCGATACCGCGATGCGTGGCTCGGTAGCTTCAACGGATCAAGCAGCAAGTGCTGATAACCTTGCAGCTAAG CAAGCCGCTGAATCGATAGCAGAAAGTGTGCTATCGGTCGCTCGTGCCGAGGCGGTTGTTGCTGTAACCGGCGAAGGTGGAGCAAATTCAACGGGCGAACTGTCTGTTGTATTACATCCCAGGCCTGACACTACCGTGACAAGTGATCTGGCAACAATTGTTGAAAGTCTTGCCCTTAACACTGATTGTCCTGCCAACAGTAACAGCAATCGTGCGTCTAGTAGTACAAAGCCATTTTTTGCTACTGTGCGAGGAAACAAG cCGGGGGCTGGTTTATTGAGTCTTGAAGCTACTGAAGTATTAGACCGCGTCAGGGAAGGAGCTGACAGATTACGTAACAACACTAACAGCTTCTTGAGCGGTGAATTACTTAGTTTAGTGCCTGTTAGAATCAGCGTGGCGGGTGAATTAGAGGAGAATTCATTGAGAATAAAGTCTGTTCAAAGGCATCATTCAGCAATTACCGATG CTACCAAAGAATGTAGTCGGGACAAAGAAGCTAGCTCATCTACGCAAAATACAGCAGGAGGATGTCCTGTTGTTGTTACCAATCCCATGTCTGTGTCTGTTCCCAATCTTGCTTGTTCTGATGCTAACAATACACTGGAACCAACAGCTGCAACTGGTTTATTGGAAACATTTGCGGCAATGGCGCGAAGACGAACTTTGG GACCTACAGGTGGACAGCATATTGCTTCTAATTCTAATACTGGTTCAAATTCACGTGGACCTAATTCAGTATCGAGTTTAGTTCGACTTGCCCTAAGTCCTAATTTTCCTGGCGGTTTACTTAGTACAGCTCAAAGTTATCCAAGTTTAACCAGTAGTGGTCAAGTAGCTGGTAGTGGTGTCACGACAACTACTGGACCCGGCTTAGGACAAGCACTTACAATGTCGTTGACTAGTACAAGTAGTGATAGCGAACAG TTGTGGCTACAGGTCAGTCTTGAAGACTTTTTGGAATCTTGTGGAGGTGTTGCAAGTTCTAGCGTTGGTGGAGGTAGAACAACAGGTGGACCAACTCTTCTGACCGAATTAGAAGATGACGAGGATGGCGTGcttgaagaagaagaggataaTGATGAAAATGATCAAGAG GAAGATgacgaagaaaacgaagaagaaggagatGGTTGCGATGCTGATTACGAAGAGGTTATGGTTAGTCGCAATCTCCTGGCAGCTTTTATGGAAGAAGAAAGCAGCAAGAGACGTGCTTGGGACGACGAGTTTGTTCTTAAACGTCAATTTTCTGCTTTGATCCCAGCCTTCGATCCACGACCCGGACGAACAAACATCAATCAG ACAACTGACTTGGAAATTCCACCACCTGGCAGTGAAACTCAATCAAGTACACGGTCTGGATCATTGTCAATGCCTAGACTTTCTTTAACATTGAAAGGTCCAGGACTTCCAGGAGTGCCAGACGTTGAATTACCCCTTACAGAACCACACGCCAGTATTTTCAAAACGGTACAAGAATTAATGCAACTAACTGAATTGGGCAGCCGGCaagaaaaattaagaagaaTATGGGAACCAACTTAcac TATAATATATAAAGAATCTAGAGACGAAGAATCGTCTGGAAGAGCTACGCCAATTGTAACATTATATTCCCGAAGTACCACTCAAAGCTCTTCAGTTTGTACGGTAGAAGACGTTTTACAGCTTCTGAGGCACGTTTATGTATTGAGTACTACTCGTGACGACGGTAAACACGTTGATTATGAAAACGAGGAATCACCGTGTTGGGTTCATCCCGATGATTTCACTTCAAAGAAAATCACAAATAAAATAGTACAACAAATTCAAGATCCTTTAGCACTAGCTGCTGGAGCTTTGCCAAACTGGTGCGAGGAATTAGCAAGGAGTTGTCCATTTTTATTACCATTTGAAACTAGACGACTGTACTTTAGTTGTACCGCTTTTGGAGCGTCCCGATCTATTGTATGGCTTCAAACACAAAGAGATGCGGTTCTTGAAAGACAAAGAACACCTGGTTTGAGTCCACGTCGCGATGATATTCACGAATTTCGTGTGGGTAGACTCAAACATGAAAGAGTCAGTGTACCTAGGGGAGAGAAATTATTAGACTGGGCAGAACAAGTAATGAAG GTCCATGCAAATCGGAAAAGTATATTAGAAGTTGAATTTATCGGTGAAGAAGGAACAGGTCTGGGACCCACGTTAGAGTTTTTCGCATTAGTTGCTGCAGAGTTACAGCGCAAAGACTTGGGTTTATGGCTGTGCGATGACGAAGAAATACATGATACAGAACAGTCACATGTTTCTGGAGAGCAGGTTCGACCTGCAGGATATTATGTAACTCGACCAAGTGGATTATTCCCAGCACCTTTACCACAGGATTCGGTAACTTGTGATCGTGCTGTTCGATACTTCTGGTTCTTGGGTGTGTTCCTGGCAAAAGTTTTGCAGGATAATAGATTAGTAGATTTGCCGTTGTCCCGTCCTTTCTTAAAATTAATGTGTCACGGAGACATTACAAATAATGTGAATGAAAAAATTGGTCTTAGTGGTATAACTCAAGAAAGTATGTCATCAAGTATGTCGAGTAGCTTTATATCAGAAGAAGGTGAAACAGACGTAACATATTCTTCGTTAGAACCACCTCCATGGTATTCTGGATTATTAGATATCGAAGATCTTGTATTCGTCGATCCGGTGAGAGGAGagtttttaaaagaaatacaAGCATCAGTTGCTAAACGTGATAGATCGCTTTCGGATAGTCATAATACTACTGACGAAGAAACGTCGTTGAATATTACTCATCCATCTGGAATGTCAGTGCCTATTGAAGATTTGGCTTTAACAATGACATATTCTCCTAGTTCGAAAGTGTTTGGATACGAGCATGTGGAATTAATAGAAGGATGTGCAGAGACATCAGTAACTGTGCAGAATGCGAAAGAGTACGCGGAGATGACAATTAATTATTGTCTCGATCGAGGAGTCTCTAGACAACTTGAATCATTTAAAGCCGGTTTTTCAAAAGTCTTCCCAATGGAAAAACTTCATGCTTTCAGTCCGGAAGAAGTAAGGGCTATGCTTTGCGGAGAACAAAATCCACAATGGACCAGAGAAGATTTGCTCAATTACACTGAGCCAAAACTTGGTTATACAAGAGAAAG CCCTGGTTTCCAAAGATTCGTCAATGTTTTACTCTCACTGACTGGTCCAGAAAGAAAAGCTTTCTTACAATTTGCTACTGGATGTTCAGCTTTACCTCCTGGAGGATTATGTAATTTACATCCTAGATTGACTGTCGTACGAAAAGTAGACGCTGGATCAGGTGGTTACCCCTCTGTTAACACCTGTGTTCATTATTTAAAGTTGCCAGAGTATCCTACTGAAGAAATACTTAAAGAAAGACTCTTAGCTGCAACCAGAGAGAGAGGATTTCACTTAAATTAA